The DNA region TGAGCTGGGCCGACGACTGGCGGTTGATCTCCAGCGAGGCCGAGTTCAGGCTGGGCCGGTGCGAGTTCTGGAAGCTGTGCCAACGCAGCTTTCTGGGGACACACGGGACATTCCCAGCTAAGGAAAACCCCACTGCTCTCCACTCCTTCATGTTACTGCCACATCACCCTCCGGCACCAGCCCAACTGGGGGAGCAAAGCCAGAGAACTCGGCACCAGCCgtagctctgcagggagagcccCAGGGAATATGGCACAGGGGAGGCACCTGCCCGCTGGGTTTACACTTGTTATTCGTTATGAAAAACCTTTTAACCACGGCTCTGTGCAGGcagacagggctggcagcagtgtCAGTGCTGCAGCGCTGGCAGCGGTGTCCTGCAGCCACCAGAGCGCACCAGCGCCCCGCGCTGCGCTCCCCGGCCCGCATCCGCCTTCCCGGGAAAAGGCGATCATCCAACCCCCCGGGATGGGATCGGGcactgctccccagccccacaggctgtgccccactccctgctgcagcagccccgtccctgggagtgtccacGGCCGGGCTGGACGGGAGAGATAcggtctagtggaaagtgtccttgCCCATAGCAAGGGGGAATGAGATTGTCTCTTcgttcccttcccacccaaaccacctCGGGATTCGGTGATACCTGCAGGGTCTTGTGAGAGATGCTCCCACCCCCGAATCTCGGCGCTCCCGTGTCTCGATCTCTTCAGCCTCGTTGAGGGAGTTCCCAGTGCTACCAAAGTCACTGGCAGAGGTGCCAACATCCGACATGGACTGTTCTTCGAAATGCAGGTTGGAGGGTTCCCCTCCCGAGTCCGactcctcctcatcctcctcttcctctccccctACCTCCCTATCCAGGCCAGGGGAGACGGCTTTACACCAAAGCTCCACCTTCTGCTGCAGCCCCCACACGTGCTGCAGGATGTCGTCGAGGTTCTCGTAGGTGACCTCCCCGTCCTTGCAGAAATCCTCGCTGCTGCCGAAGTCCGGCACGTTGTCGTAGACGCTGATgcggctgcccagggagctgcaggagccccgGCGCGGGCGGGCAAAGCCCCGGGGGGATGCCGAGCCCtcggcgctgctgctgctgccgcccctgcccagccccgcgGCCGCTCTCCCGGCGTTCCAGCGGGAGCTGCCGCCCAGGGGACACAAGCTCTCGAtggacagggatttggggaaggtGCCGGGCTTGTGGTCACAGGGGATATAGACCAGGCAATCGCCATGGCGAGCCCGGCGCTGGCACTCGGCGGCAGCCCAGGCATCGCCGGCGGCAGTGGCTGTGTCTGTGTCGTAATCCTCCAGGTAGACTCCGCCGCGTTTGGGGTCTGAGCTGCCCTTGGTGCCCCCGGGGCCGAGCAGGCGGTTAGTCCTGTATGATACCGAGAAGAAGTGTTTTTTGCTGTGGAAAGGGGCAGGTGCCCCTCTTTTAGAGGAGTTGGTCCTGGTGGCCGCAAGGTCCCCATCACTCTTCAGAGAGCCCCATCCCGGTGGCAGAGTGGCGCTGCTGCGCGGAGCCACCCTCCTGTCTGGGCTGGgtttctccttgtccttcctccgcAGGGACTCGATCCTCTTCAGGAAGCTTCGAGACCGGCGCTTCTTCAGCTTCTCCTTAGAGCCCTCTCCCTGGCCCGGGGGCTGCTCTGGTGCAGAATTCTcgctctggctgcagctggaggcgGTGGCAGCAGCACGGAGCGGGGACGGGGGCTCGGATGGCACGGCTGCGGTGCCCAGTGTGCCGCCCGTGCCACCCACGCTGCCCACACTGCCCGTGCTGTGCAGGGACGTGGCCTCGGGGTTGGTGCTGAGGTCCGTGAGGACGCTCTCGTGGCTGGACACCGGGCGCATGGTGCAGCTCAGGGCCTCCGAGCCCTGGGACAGGACATCGGCGGATCCCACCCGTGACCACCTCTTGCTGTCCCTCTGGAAGGTCCACCGGCTGCTGATGGCACactgctcttcctcctcagaGTCTTCATTCTGTGGGCAGTTGGGAGCAGGGGATGATCAATCAGTTGGAGCCGAGGAGGGTCAGCACATCCCCACACCTCAGTGGGGCATGGCCACCAGCATGGCCCCAGGTGGGGAGGAGAGCAGCACGGTCACCCCTTAAACCAGCTCGGGACCCCTTTGGCAGTGCAGGGCTCCAGGAGCCACTCTGTGCCCAGGGCAATCCCAGAGCTCTCCAGAACACTGCCCCACCATCAAGCACATGAGCCCCTGCAccctcagcccctcacctgcctcgAGCAGCCAGGACGTACCTGTTTACGCTGAAAGTGAACATCCAGCTTCATGGAGGCACAGGTGTTCAGGGTCATCAGCCTCCTGCAAGAAACAGAGTGGCTTTACCctggtcccagccctgctgcagtcACAGGGAAGGCTTTGGCTTCTTTTGATTTTCCTCCCTTAAAGCCTTGGCTGCACATGTCACCTGTTATCCGTTGCTTTGGGTCCACGGTCAGAGGGCCCCAAGAAGGGGACAATGCCAGCAGATGGCAGCCCGAGCCAGGCCATGCCCATGCCAGCTTCTGGGGCCACCAGTTCTGCAAGTGGGCAGGGGTGGTCTGCTCCATGCTACTAAAGCAAAATCACCTCAGAAGCTCCTGTGCCCCAGACACAGAATGACGAAAGGACTTGAAAGCTCAGAGAGGGAGGAACAGGTGGAGACCTCCCATCACCTCCTGCCTCATTTATCCCAGGAAATGGCATGGGGATGCCCttctgcccagcacagcagcctctcTGCTGGGAAACAAATAGGCAACAGACACTGTTCCCACCTCTTCTCTGTTCTGGGTGGGAGGGACAGTGTGGAGCCAGCACAAGGACGTGGCTGTGATGACATGTCCCAAGAGCCAAGGCAGGGCTGAGTCACCCGCAGCACCGAGTGACACATGGCCCATCCAGACTGACCGTGTGGTCAGTGCCCCCCTTtgggtgccagccctgctctgcccgAGTGCCCCAGACgctgctccctgcacagcagccctgggcagctccccagcctgcagctgcagcagtgccctgcccaggtggaaatgcacaggctgcagtgcctggtgctgggaCAACCAGCAGCACATGGAGCATAAAAACCTCTTGTTTCCCTGGAACTACCCAACACCAGCAATGCTCCCTGATCTGAACAACTGAGTCCTCACTGCAGAGGGAGTGACAGTGCTGGAGCGGGCTCTGAGCCCAGCCAAGGTCAAGGCAAGCCCATCACCCCATCAGGCACCCCCTGAGCCCACCACCACCCCCTCAGCCTGGGCCgctgtccctgtctgtgccacatcctgtgctgaTTCCATGTGAGGGGGGTCAAGGGAGCATTACCTGCACAGGGATTTGAGGGAATCCTGGTCCAGGAAGCTGTGGTCCTTCTTCACAGCACTGATGTCAAGAGGGAATGATGACTCTGGGGAAGGAAGTGACATCTTCAGCTGCATCAGGGGGAAAGGGCAGCAGTGGGCATGGGAAGAGGAGAGGCCAGAGTGGCTGGAGATGACCTGGAGGTGGTGCATGCCCAGggtccctgggcacagctgttCCCAGGTACATTAGGTGAGGGTGATAAGGTGCCCAAGGGCCTCAGTTCAGTtccctgctcatccctgtgcagagacagctctgctgggattgTGCATGTGGGGCCTGGGCCCTCGGCCCCAAGGGTCTCAATCCATCTGCTCATGAAGCTATGGAGTGTGATCACCACGGGaagggaaacagagggaaaCACTTGGAGGATGTGGGAAGTTGTGTGGAGAGAGGCTGGAGAAGGGCTGGTTGATTCACAGACTGCAGCGCCAGCACCACTCCTCACTGCTCAGCTGTGAGCCCCGTCTGGGGCcagcacctggggctgggcatcCCACCAGGAACCCAGCCTGTCCTTGCACGTGGGTCTGCCCCCCAAAATAGGCTCTGGCAGCAAACGGGCTGCTCATGAAGCCATCAGTGgggggctggtgctgcaggggcCGGGGAAGTGCCCGGGTGAACAATGGCCCCGCTTCCCGCTATTGTCCGGCTGCAGCCGCTCCTCACACCAGCCACACCAGGATCCCCCCGTGGcccaggaaaacacagctgagcCCGAGGCCAGAGGCCAGAGCCACCACCACGGCCACCCTGCCACCGCCCCGGCGCCTggcacaggagctgggagcaggagcgTTGGGCAGGGAATGCCCGTGCCCGGGGAGGCACAGGAACAGgtctgctccaggcagggccCTGGGAGTGCTCAGGaaggacaggctggagcagggcaggggttgtgggagtggggagggacaggagcaggaagaACATGCTGGCTCTTCACATTACCTACACTGGCTGCCCCTATGCTCCCACCCACGGCAAACACTCCCTGAACCACTTCAGAGCTGATGGCTCTCCAAagcctggctgcccttggccaaagcagctgccccaggattcctcagagctctgcctgAAGGGGAAAAGTTCAGGAATGCAGGGAAGTTAACTGGCTGGTTCTCCAGGCCCTGGCCAAGGGCTCCAAGTGTAACAAATAATCATATAATCAGCGAACaatcccctctgtcccctcctctccctggagctgtgggcGCTGTCCCCGCAGCCCCTCTTGGAATCTGGGTGAGATagaggctctgagcaggcacagagcagggtcagaggcaggaggcagctctCACCTTCGTACAGCTGGGCATACTGGGGGAATCCCGCTGCCCGGAGCCAGTCACACGCTTTCTTGGCTTCGAGTTctgtaagaaagaaaagaaccaGCCTGAGcatcctgccagcagcagcaacaccCTGAGAACACAGCCCACATCCCAGAGCCCTGACATCAAGCCCATGCTCcatgtgcacagagcagaggagatgtgtggctgcagagcccaccagcagcagggtcCTGGGcagacagagctcagctgcagctctctgccagCACTGGGCTAAGAGCAGGAGGTGGCAGTGATGCCACCTGAAGGACAGGGACACAAGACGCATTTTTAACCTTCTGatgaaacattttgtttctgaaCCCACCAAGCCAAACACCGTTCTTGACCAGGCAGGAGAGGAAGATCTTTCTTTGTAATCATCAGTTCAGACTCGCCAAAGCTCAGCACTGATCACTTCTGCAAACATCCCCAAGCAAAGGCTGCCAAAGGAGCCCTTCCTCCCCACCTCCTTCCCACCACCCAgccctctcctcctcttctttcaAGCTGGTTTTTGTCCCAGTCAGTACCAAATCCCTGGTGGGATTCTTCACCCCCTCGCCCAGCTGGTTCCCACCCCTCACACAGGGATCACCATTGCACACATGAGCCCATTCAGCAGCCAGCAGTATTTCCTGGGAAACTCCTCCAGTTTAGAGTAACTGAGGAAAAACAGTCCAGAgctcccacagccacagcaagTCATTGCCAAGTGTCAGCACCCATTGGCCCAATGacatttctgctgctgaggGTGACAACATTTGACCTCAAGGGTAGAAAATGCCTTGGCAGCCTCAGGGTCTGATCTGTCCTTCCTGGAAGCAGCACCCAGAACAGAGTGGACTGAGGCCAGACACACCCAGCACTGGAATACCCTGATTCCATCCCATCCGCCcactgctcagcccagagctctggctgcAGTTTGCATTCTCAATTCCAAATTTACAGAAGcgaaaaaaaaagaaagctccAAATAAGCAGCTCAATTCAGGACAGGACTAAGCCAAAGCCCTGGACCCAAATTTTTGGCAAGTTTTGGGAAGAAGTTTTGGAATGAGCATCTGAATCTGGGTCCAAACCGCACAGCTGTCATTAACTGTGCCATGAGTCCTGCCAAAACCCAGGGCTGacccctcctgccccctccaGGGCTCAGACCCAGCAATCCCAGTGGAAACTGGGAGAGACCCTGGAGCTATCCTGGGTCAGCTGGTCCATGTGGAGCACCACATCCCTCCCAAAGAACCCAACACCCCGTGGGGAAGGCACCCCATGGCTGCATCTGTCCATGGTGGTCCCTGGGAACGCTCTCTGGCCATGCCAGCTCTGGAAGCAGATCCCTCCCACACTCCTGGAGTGGGCAGGACCCAGGGACAGGCatttcccacagcccctgccagtTCCCACTCCTGCCCCAGTGGGAATTCCACGGGGCCAATCCCAGCCAGCGACCGCAGCTCCGTGTGCCCCAAGCCAGCAGCAAAACCAGCGATCTCCCACCTGTGCCGTGGGTCCTGCCCCAGGGATGGGTCTGGcggagggcagcaggagcagagccgTGGCTGAGCTTACCCCTGCCCGCAGCGGGGCTCAGCTGGTACCAGAGCATGGCCGGGCACTGACTGGGGCCACGCCAGAGCCTGGTGACACCCAGCGTGACCACGGCCACCCCGCcagggccagggctgcagcaggatgcTCTGTGCAGGACTGGGCTCGGTCGTGGTGGAAATGCGGAGTCAGAACACGACATTTCCTTCCCTCCGCCGCCTCCCCCAGCACGGGCTGGCAGGGCGCCAGGGCCCCAAAcctccccctctcctctccagAGTGCCAGGCTCTGCCCGCTGTGGCATGTCCTGcatccccccagagcccctcaaAGAGGGAGAAGCCCCCCTAGAGCAGGGGGGATGTTTGACCAGCCCTCCTCATGTAGAAGTGCTGTCACAGAAAAGGTTTCCAAGTGTCCTGTCCCACAGGGAGCCAGCAGccagcttcctcctcctcccgcccTTCCCATGGAcgtgctttcccagggaagtgcAGGAAAGGCCGGGCAGGCAAACAGGGCAGGCAAacactcctgccctgggcatggcCGGACGCTGGGCACAGGGTCACCCACTCCAGCCGTGTTCCCAGCCCTCCCTGTCACCTCTCAGGAGCCTCACTGTCGGGCAGGGGGATGGCACCTGAGCCCAGGGATTGCTGCCCAGAGACCCTCCACCCTCCCCTCAGCTCAGCCTGAGCCCCAGGCAGCACCACCGAGATGGGTTCCCAACATCTCCAGGTGCCAGGATTCTCTGATGTGTAATGCAGGCTCATTAAGCACTACACCCACCCTCAGCAGGGCACAAACAGGGTCTCCTTGCTTCCACTGGTCAGAAAACAATTTCCAGGAGCTTATAGCAACTCAATATCTTTGAGATCTGTGGTTTAAACGGTGCAGAAATCGTCCCACTCCGGTTGTATagcaggaggagcaggcagaggtACAGGCAGAGTCCATGCATGCCTGAGAAACAAGGGCATAAATCACACCAGCTTCCTgactgcaggcagggaagggagacCAGCAGCCCCATTATGTCTCATGCTCCAGAGGAACACCTCCATGGGAGATGAGCCCTCAGGAAACGCCTGGACAACCCCACAGGAGAAACCAGCACCAACACCTTCAGTGGAAAAATCTCCCAATGGTGCACAATCCTATGAGCCACCAGAGAATCCTCCCCCAGCAAAGCCTCTGCC from Taeniopygia guttata chromosome 4A, bTaeGut7.mat, whole genome shotgun sequence includes:
- the STARD8 gene encoding stAR-related lipid transfer protein 8 isoform X1, encoding MLWYQLSPAAGRGKLSHGSAPAALRQTHPWGRTHGTELEAKKACDWLRAAGFPQYAQLYEESSFPLDISAVKKDHSFLDQDSLKSLCRRLMTLNTCASMKLDVHFQRKQNEDSEEEEQCAISSRWTFQRDSKRWSRVGSADVLSQGSEALSCTMRPVSSHESVLTDLSTNPEATSLHSTGSVGSVGGTGGTLGTAAVPSEPPSPLRAAATASSCSQSENSAPEQPPGQGEGSKEKLKKRRSRSFLKRIESLRRKDKEKPSPDRRVAPRSSATLPPGWGSLKSDGDLAATRTNSSKRGAPAPFHSKKHFFSVSYRTNRLLGPGGTKGSSDPKRGGVYLEDYDTDTATAAGDAWAAAECQRRARHGDCLVYIPCDHKPGTFPKSLSIESLCPLGGSSRWNAGRAAAGLGRGGSSSSAEGSASPRGFARPRRGSCSSLGSRISVYDNVPDFGSSEDFCKDGEVTYENLDDILQHVWGLQQKVELWCKAVSPGLDREVGGEEEEDEEESDSGGEPSNLHFEEQSMSDVGTSASDFGSTGNSLNEAEEIETRERRDSGVGASLTRPCRKLRWHSFQNSHRPSLNSASLEINRQSSAQLNLLQKCSLLRLTAIMEKYSVPHKQAWTWTVPKFMKRSKVPDYRDKMVFGVPPIVNVQRTGQPLPQSIQQAMRYLRSQCLDQVGIFRKSGVKSRIQALRHMNETSPDNVDYSGQSAYDVADLLKQYFRDLPEPIFTSKLTDTFLQIYQFVSKEQRLQAVQAAIILMPDENREVLQTLLYFLSDIASAEENQMTAGNLAVCLAPSLFHLNVSKKESTSPRAIHKRGTMGKPDQKDLNENMAATQGLSHMISDCKKLFQVSHDILLQLSSSYMAADAFPHPLADLVCQGESKDLHSYFEQSVQNLLKESSEKFKGWLSTPGPLNTELSCKKVGDGHPLRLWKVSTDVEAPPATVLHRVLRERHLWDEDLLQSRVVEALDKDMELYHYVTDSMAPHPRRDCMVLRRWRTDLPRGACLLSSLSVEHDKVPLEGGVKAIVLTSQYLIEPGAMGRSRVTHICRADLRGRSPEWYNRVFGHLCAMELVRIRDSFPALSPTGPETKI
- the STARD8 gene encoding stAR-related lipid transfer protein 8 isoform X4, giving the protein MTLNTCASMKLDVHFQRKQNEDSEEEEQCAISSRWTFQRDSKRWSRVGSADVLSQGSEALSCTMRPVSSHESVLTDLSTNPEATSLHSTGSVGSVGGTGGTLGTAAVPSEPPSPLRAAATASSCSQSENSAPEQPPGQGEGSKEKLKKRRSRSFLKRIESLRRKDKEKPSPDRRVAPRSSATLPPGWGSLKSDGDLAATRTNSSKRGAPAPFHSKKHFFSVSYRTNRLLGPGGTKGSSDPKRGGVYLEDYDTDTATAAGDAWAAAECQRRARHGDCLVYIPCDHKPGTFPKSLSIESLCPLGGSSRWNAGRAAAGLGRGGSSSSAEGSASPRGFARPRRGSCSSLGSRISVYDNVPDFGSSEDFCKDGEVTYENLDDILQHVWGLQQKVELWCKAVSPGLDREVGGEEEEDEEESDSGGEPSNLHFEEQSMSDVGTSASDFGSTGNSLNEAEEIETRERRDSGVGASLTRPCRKLRWHSFQNSHRPSLNSASLEINRQSSAQLNLLQKCSLLRLTAIMEKYSVPHKQAWTWTVPKFMKRSKVPDYRDKMVFGVPPIVNVQRTGQPLPQSIQQAMRYLRSQCLDQVGIFRKSGVKSRIQALRHMNETSPDNVDYSGQSAYDVADLLKQYFRDLPEPIFTSKLTDTFLQIYQFVSKEQRLQAVQAAIILMPDENREVLQTLLYFLSDIASAEENQMTAGNLAVCLAPSLFHLNVSKKESTSPRAIHKRGTMGKPDQKDLNENMAATQGLSHMISDCKKLFQVSHDILLQLSSSYMAADAFPHPLADLVCQGESKDLHSYFEQSVQNLLKESSEKFKGWLSTPGPLNTELSCKKVGDGHPLRLWKVSTDVEAPPATVLHRVLRERHLWDEDLLQSRVVEALDKDMELYHYVTDSMAPHPRRDCMVLRRWRTDLPRGACLLSSLSVEHDKVPLEGGVKAIVLTSQYLIEPGAMGRSRVTHICRADLRGRSPEWYNRVFGHLCAMELVRIRDSFPALSPTGPETKI
- the STARD8 gene encoding stAR-related lipid transfer protein 8 isoform X3: MLIFFSAFKPRVPMNKAGINSSCHELEAKKACDWLRAAGFPQYAQLYEESSFPLDISAVKKDHSFLDQDSLKSLCRRLMTLNTCASMKLDVHFQRKQNEDSEEEEQCAISSRWTFQRDSKRWSRVGSADVLSQGSEALSCTMRPVSSHESVLTDLSTNPEATSLHSTGSVGSVGGTGGTLGTAAVPSEPPSPLRAAATASSCSQSENSAPEQPPGQGEGSKEKLKKRRSRSFLKRIESLRRKDKEKPSPDRRVAPRSSATLPPGWGSLKSDGDLAATRTNSSKRGAPAPFHSKKHFFSVSYRTNRLLGPGGTKGSSDPKRGGVYLEDYDTDTATAAGDAWAAAECQRRARHGDCLVYIPCDHKPGTFPKSLSIESLCPLGGSSRWNAGRAAAGLGRGGSSSSAEGSASPRGFARPRRGSCSSLGSRISVYDNVPDFGSSEDFCKDGEVTYENLDDILQHVWGLQQKVELWCKAVSPGLDREVGGEEEEDEEESDSGGEPSNLHFEEQSMSDVGTSASDFGSTGNSLNEAEEIETRERRDSGVGASLTRPCRKLRWHSFQNSHRPSLNSASLEINRQSSAQLNLLQKCSLLRLTAIMEKYSVPHKQAWTWTVPKFMKRSKVPDYRDKMVFGVPPIVNVQRTGQPLPQSIQQAMRYLRSQCLDQVGIFRKSGVKSRIQALRHMNETSPDNVDYSGQSAYDVADLLKQYFRDLPEPIFTSKLTDTFLQIYQFVSKEQRLQAVQAAIILMPDENREVLQTLLYFLSDIASAEENQMTAGNLAVCLAPSLFHLNVSKKESTSPRAIHKRGTMGKPDQKDLNENMAATQGLSHMISDCKKLFQVSHDILLQLSSSYMAADAFPHPLADLVCQGESKDLHSYFEQSVQNLLKESSEKFKGWLSTPGPLNTELSCKKVGDGHPLRLWKVSTDVEAPPATVLHRVLRERHLWDEDLLQSRVVEALDKDMELYHYVTDSMAPHPRRDCMVLRRWRTDLPRGACLLSSLSVEHDKVPLEGGVKAIVLTSQYLIEPGAMGRSRVTHICRADLRGRSPEWYNRVFGHLCAMELVRIRDSFPALSPTGPETKI
- the STARD8 gene encoding stAR-related lipid transfer protein 8 isoform X2, whose product is MPLLDFFWACFRRAKKFTLLEDKKDAELEAKKACDWLRAAGFPQYAQLYEESSFPLDISAVKKDHSFLDQDSLKSLCRRLMTLNTCASMKLDVHFQRKQNEDSEEEEQCAISSRWTFQRDSKRWSRVGSADVLSQGSEALSCTMRPVSSHESVLTDLSTNPEATSLHSTGSVGSVGGTGGTLGTAAVPSEPPSPLRAAATASSCSQSENSAPEQPPGQGEGSKEKLKKRRSRSFLKRIESLRRKDKEKPSPDRRVAPRSSATLPPGWGSLKSDGDLAATRTNSSKRGAPAPFHSKKHFFSVSYRTNRLLGPGGTKGSSDPKRGGVYLEDYDTDTATAAGDAWAAAECQRRARHGDCLVYIPCDHKPGTFPKSLSIESLCPLGGSSRWNAGRAAAGLGRGGSSSSAEGSASPRGFARPRRGSCSSLGSRISVYDNVPDFGSSEDFCKDGEVTYENLDDILQHVWGLQQKVELWCKAVSPGLDREVGGEEEEDEEESDSGGEPSNLHFEEQSMSDVGTSASDFGSTGNSLNEAEEIETRERRDSGVGASLTRPCRKLRWHSFQNSHRPSLNSASLEINRQSSAQLNLLQKCSLLRLTAIMEKYSVPHKQAWTWTVPKFMKRSKVPDYRDKMVFGVPPIVNVQRTGQPLPQSIQQAMRYLRSQCLDQVGIFRKSGVKSRIQALRHMNETSPDNVDYSGQSAYDVADLLKQYFRDLPEPIFTSKLTDTFLQIYQFVSKEQRLQAVQAAIILMPDENREVLQTLLYFLSDIASAEENQMTAGNLAVCLAPSLFHLNVSKKESTSPRAIHKRGTMGKPDQKDLNENMAATQGLSHMISDCKKLFQVSHDILLQLSSSYMAADAFPHPLADLVCQGESKDLHSYFEQSVQNLLKESSEKFKGWLSTPGPLNTELSCKKVGDGHPLRLWKVSTDVEAPPATVLHRVLRERHLWDEDLLQSRVVEALDKDMELYHYVTDSMAPHPRRDCMVLRRWRTDLPRGACLLSSLSVEHDKVPLEGGVKAIVLTSQYLIEPGAMGRSRVTHICRADLRGRSPEWYNRVFGHLCAMELVRIRDSFPALSPTGPETKI